In Actinomycetota bacterium, the sequence CAAGTGGCGTCGAAGGCGACGGCACCCTCTGCCTCCCCTTCGGTGATCTCGACGTCGGGACGGGCGACGAGGTCGACATCGTGCTCACGTACTGCCTTCGCCAGGTACTGCGGGATCGCCTCTCGCAACGCTTGCTCGCGGGCCGCTCCGAGGCCGATGCGGGCCTCGAGCACCTTGCGCGGCGCCTTCCCGGCCCGGAAGCCGGGCAGGCGGACCTCACGCGCGATGGCCCGGAACGCGGCGTCGATGTCGCGATCGAACTCCGACTCGTCCACCTCGACGGACAGCTTCACCTTGTTCCCCTCGAGGGGCTCGATCGTGCTCTTCACAGGCCGGGGAGTGTATCGGCGCGCCCGCGCGGGCCACGCGGACGTGCTCGCGGCGCGCCGGATCGGCCACAATGGCGACCATGCCGATGTGGAAGCCGCACTCGCTGGCCCGGCCGCACCCCGACCAGCTCGACCTGCGCCTCGGCGACAAGGTGGCTACCACGGTGGAGCTCGACGGCGTGCCGGAGGGCACCGAGGGCAAGGTCATCTTGGCCAACGGCTTCAACTGGCAGCGTTACCGGGTGCTGTTCGCGAACGGCGCCGAGATCGGCGACCTCGACGGACGCCAGCTCCGCCCGACCGGGCGCGCCGCCAAGCGCCTCCGCAAGGCAGCTCGGCGCTCCAGCCGGTAGCGGCCGCGGAGATCACTCCGCGCGCTTGGCCGCCTTCGCCGCTTCGAGCTTGGTCGCGAAGACCGCCGCTTCGGTGCGGCGCTCCATGCCGAGCTTGGTCAGCATGTTGCTGACGTAGTTCTTGACCGTCTTCTCCGCGAGGTGGAGCTGCTGGCCGATCTGGCGGTTGGTGCAGCCCTCGGCGATGAGGTCGAGGATCCGTCGTTCCTGCTCGGTCAGGCGGGCGAGGCGCTCGTCCTCGGCCGAGGGCTCGCGCAGGCGCTTCAGCACCCGTCCGGTGACGGCCGGGTCGAGCAGCGATTCACCCGACGCGACGCGCTGCACCGCCCGGACCAGCTCGTTGCCCCGGATCTGCTTCAACACGTATCCCGCGGCGCCGGCCATGATCGCCTCGAACAGCGCCTCGTCGTCGCTGTACGACGTGAGCATCAAGCAGGCGACCTCGGGCATCGAGCTGCGCACCTCGCGGCAGACCTCCACCCCGTTGCCGTCGGGCAGGCGGACGTCGAGCACGGCGACGTGGGGGCGTACCGCCCGGATCCTGCCCACCGCCTCCTCGGCCGATCCTGCTTCGCCCACCACCTGGATCTGCCCCGTCGACTCGAGCAGCGCGCGCACCCCCTGGCGGACGACCTCGTGGTCGTCTACGAGGAAAACAGTGATCGGACCGTCGGCGCGGGCCTCGTTGGCGTCGGTGGGCGCGTCGGACATGGCGAACAGTGTGCCCTGCGCCGCGTCCGCTGTCACGGGACCTTCGTCCGTACACTGGCCGCGTGGCATCGCCGTCGTCGACTCCGAGCATCGACGACCGCGTCCTGCGCGAGGTCGTGCAGGGCACTCCGGACGGATTGCTGATCTCCGACGACGCCGGCCACATCCTCTACGTCAACAGCGCGCTGTGCGAGATCACCGGCTATTCCGACCGTGAGCTGGTCGGCCAGTTCGTCGAGGTCCTCGTGCCCGACGGCCACCAGATCGACCACGTGAGCCACCGCGAGCAGTTCGCCAGGTCGCCGAGGACGCGCCCGATGGGTCGCGGCATCCGGCTGTCGGCGCGGCGCAAGGACGGCACCAGCGTGGCCGTGGAGATCAGCCTGTCCCCGGTGGCGAGCCCGGAAGGCACGCTCACGCTCGCCTCCGTGCGTGACATCACCGAGCGCCTCGAAGCTGCCGACCGGCTGCGCAGCGCCGGCGAGATGCTGGCCATGGCCGGCGAGCGCGAGCGCATCGCCCGTGACCTGCACGACACCGTGCTCCAGCGCCTGTTCGGCCTCGGCCTCGAGTTGCAGGCGCTCGGCATGCGCGCCTCGCCCGAGGTCGGCCACCGCCTGGAGGGCGCCGTCGACGAGATCGACCGCATCATCCGCGAGATCCGCACCACGGTGTTCACGCTCGGCTCCGCCCAGCGCGAGGGGTCCCTCGGCCACGAGATCGGGGCGGTCATCGCCCAGGCCGCGCGAGTGCTCGGGTTCACCCCGCGCCTCGTGATCAACGGCCCGGTCGAGTCCATGGCCTCGCCCGAGATCCGCATCGAGCTGGTGGCCAGCCTGCGCGAGGCGCTCGGCAACGTCGCCCGCCATGCCCACGCCTCCGAGACCCTCGTCGAGCTCCTGGCCACCGACGAACTGCTCGAGCTGTCCGTGCGCGACAACGGCGTCGGCCTACCGGAGAGCTTCCAGATGAGCGCCGGCAACGGCCTGCGCAACCTGGCGGCGCGCGCCGAGCTGCTGGACGGCACGTGCCGCATCGGGCGGGCGACGGGTGGCGGCACGGAGATGCACTGGCACGTGCCTCTCTCCCGTTGATCTCCCGCTGACCGCTGCCGAGCCGGCCGCGCGACAGGACCAAAGTCCCGTGTCTGAGTGTCGAAGCGACCCTACGGGCGGCACCGCTTACCGGGCAGCGTCCCTGCCATGAACCGTGAGGACCGATCTGTCTTGGGCTGGGGCGCGTTCGGCGTCGCGATCGCCGCACTGCTCGTTGCCATCTTCGGCCTGATCCAAAGCGACGACTCCGAAGCGGCGGCACCCGAGGGCGGCGGCGGCGTCCCGACGGTCATCGACGTCGAGCTGTCCGAGTTCGCGATCAGCCCCTCCACACTCGTGGCTCCACCCGGGCCGATCCAGTTGCGGATCTCGAACGTCGGCACTGCGGTGCACAACGTGTCGTTCCCCGACCTCGGCAAGATCACCGCCGACATGCAGCCGGGCGACGTCGAGACCCTCGACCTCGGCACCGTCGCCGTCGGCGAATGGTCGATGCTCTGTGAGATCGCGGGCCATGCCGGCGCGGGCATGACCGGCACCTTGTCGGTCTCCGAGGGCGCAAGCGCGGGTGAAGACGACGAAGAGGGCGCGCTGCACGACGGCTACGACAACTGGCAGGAGATGGACTACGCGATGGAGGCCCGCGGCAAGGCCTTCCCCGCGGAGACGATCGGCGGACCGGGCAACCAGCCGATGGAGCCCGAGATCGAAGCTGACGGCACCAAGGTGTTCCGCCTCGTCGCCGAAGAGGTCGAGTGGGAGGTCGAGCCGGGCAAGATCGTCACCGCCAAGGCTTACAACGGCATGATCCCCGGCCCGGAGATCCGCGTCGACGTCGGCGACAAGGTGAAGATCGAGCTCGTCAACAACCTGAACGAATCGACGAACATCCACTTCCACGGCATCCGCGTGCCGAACAACATGGACGGCGTCGACCCGTACACCGAGGATCCGACGAGGCCCGGCGAGACTCACGTCTACGAGTTCGAGCTGCTCGAGCCGGCCGTCGGCATCTACCACCCGCACCACGACGCGCAGATCCAGATCCCCGACGGCCTGTTCGGGGCGTTCATGGTCGGTGAGATGCCCATCCAGGACGTGCTGAAGGCCGACGGCTACGACAACGTGACGAAGGAAATTCAGATGGTGCTGAACGACTCCGGCGCCATCGGCCTCTCGCTGAACGGCAAGAGCTTCCCCGCCACCCAGCCGTACACGATGCGCCTCGGCGAGGTGATGATGGTCCACTATCAGAACGAGGGCCTGCAGGGTCACCCGATGCACCTGCACCAGCCGATGGGTTGGATCATCGCGAAGGACGGCGAGCCGCTGATCGACCCGATGCCGGCCGACACCATCTGGGTCGGCCCGGGCGAGCGCTACACCGTGCTCTACAAGGCGGTCGACCAGGGTGTATGGGCCTGGCACTGTCACATCCTCAGCCACGCCGAAGGGCCAGACGGCATCTTCGGCATGGCCACAGCACTCGTCGTCACGCCTTAACGGTCACCCCCTCGGGGGTGCGAGGATGGTCGGCGACTCAGGGGGTCTGCAATGGAACGGATGAGCCCGCTCGACGCCACCTTCCTCCACCTGGAGGACGGCGTGGTCCACATGCACATCGCGTCCTGCGCGATCATGGAGGGCCCGCCGCCGCCGTACGAGGACCTCGTCGAGCTGTTCGAGGGCAAGCTGCATCTCGTCCCCCGCTACCGCCAGGTGGTGCGCACCGTGCCGGGCAGCCTCGGGCGGCCCGTGTGGGTGGACGATCCTCACTTCCGGATCGACTACCACGTCCGCCACAGCGCGCTCCCCCCGCCCGGTGACGCCGAGGCGCTGCGCAACCTGATGGGCCGCCTGATGTCCCAGCAGCTCGACCGCAACCGCCCTCTCTGGGAGGCGTGGATGGTGGAGGGCCTCGCCGACGGCACGTGGGCGCTCATCTCCAAGGTGCACCACTGCATGGTCGACGGTGTGTCCGGCACCGACCTGATGGCGCTGATCCTCGACGCCGACCGCGACGCGGCCCTGCTCGAGCCGCAGAGCTGGTCGCCGGACCCGATGCCCACCGGCGGCGATCTCGTGCGCGACGCGATGCGCGAGACCATGGTCAGCCCGGCCGAGGTGGGGCGATGGGTCCGCTCGGCGACACGGCACCCGCGGCGCATCGCCGGCGAGCTGTCCGAGCTGTTGCAGGGTGCGCGGGCGATGGGTTCGCGCCTGCGCCCGAACACGCCGCTCTCGATCGACGGCCCGATCGGGCCGCATCGCCGGTGGGCCTGGGCAAACACCACGCTCGACGAGGTGCGCGCCGTGAAGTCGGTGTTCGGCGGCACCGTCAACGACGTCGTGCTGGCCGCGATCACCCACGGCTTTCGTCAGCTCCTCCTCGAACGCGGCGATCCCGTCGACGATCAGGTCGTGCGCACCCTCGTCCCGGTGTCCGTACGGGCGCGTGGCGACCGCTCCTTGAACAACCAGGTCTCGGGGCTCATCGCCGAGCTTCCCGTCGGGATCGTCGATCCCGTCGAGGCGCTGGCCTCGATCCGCTCGCAGATGCAGGGGTTGAAGGAATCCCACCAGGCCGTCGCCGCCTCCGCGCTCACCGACCTCGCCGAGTTCGCGCCCCCCGTGCTCTTGAACCTCGGCCTGCGCACCGCAGCCGTGGTGCTGCATCGAGCACCCCAGCGCAGCGTCAACACCGTCACCACCAACGTGCCCGGGCCGCAGTACCCGATCTACGCGTGCGGGCGCGAGATGCTCGAGTACTACCCCTTCGTACCGATCGCGGCCAGCATCCGCGTCGGGGTGGCCATCCTCTCCTACAACCGCAAGCTGGCCTTCGGCATCACCGGCGACTGGGACACGATGCCCGACGTCGACGTGCTCGCCGACGGCATCACCGCCGGAATGGCCGAACTGCTCGCCGCCGCCGCCGCAGCAGCAGCAGCAGGCTCGGCTGCGCCGACCGCGCCACCTCGTGCCAAGCCGGCGAAGCCAGCGGTGAAGAAGGCGGCGGCAAAGAAGGCGCCGGCGAAGAAGGCGCCGGCAAGGGCCACCAAGTCGACCCGGGCGACGAAGGCGACGCGGCCACCGAGGGCTCCCGCCGCGGCCCGGCGCTAGCCTCGACGCCTACGGGGAGTGGCGCAGCGGAAGCGCACCTGCTTTGGGTGCAGGAGGTCGGGGGTTCAAATCCCCCCTCCCCGACGTATTCCCTTCATTCTCGGTCGGATCCGTCGCGCTATGTGTCACGGATCCGACCGAGAATCGAGGGTGGGGATCGACGAGCGGCGGGTGTCGAGGTCTTCGGCGAGGCGCTGGAAGTCGATCGAGCCCGCGATCCAGCGCGTGATCGCCTCCCAGTAGGGCGTCGTGCCGACCGCGGCCGGCATCGAGTCCGACGCGTCGAACCGCACCACGTCGGCCGCGGCCACGGCGGCAGCGATCTCTGCAATCGGGCCCGGCGTCTGCTCGGCCAACACCGACTCGAGCGGGCTGACGAAGGGGCTGGAGCGCCGCCAGGCGGCTGAACCCTCGGGCGAGGCGAGCACCGTCATCACCGCCTCGACCGCGGCGCGACCATCGAAGGCCACCGCGACGTCTCCGCCGACCACGACCGACGTGTGGTCGGGCTCGACGCCGGGCAGGACGAACCAGGCCACGTCGGCTTCCGGGCCGATCGAGGTGCCGTCGGGGAACCAGCCGAGGGCGAAGTCGGCCTGCTTGTACAGCGCGCAGGTGGGCGGATCTTCGACGAGCCACTTCGCGACCTTGTCGACCGGGGTCTGCAGGATCGTCTCCCGCCCGCCCGCCGACCGGCCGCTCGACAGCACCAGCGCTTGGAACGTGTCGAAGGCATCTTCGATGTCGGCATCGGCAAAGGGCACCTCGCCGTCCACCCACCGGTCGTACACCTCGGGGCCTTCCCGGACGAGCACGATGTCTTCGACCCAGTCGGTCGCCGCCCAGCCGGTGGCGGTGCCGGCCTGGATCGCGAAGCACCAGGGGGCGATGTCCTCGGTGGCGTCGATGTCCTCGACGAGCGTGACCAGCTCCGCCCAAGTGGTCGGGACCGTCCAACCGTGGGCGGCGAACACGCTCGGGCGGTACCACACCAGGCTCTTCGCCGTCAGCCGGTAAGGCACGCCGAGCTGCTCACCCTCCACCTGGCCGAGGGCGCGGGCCTCCTCGGTGTAGTGCTCGTCGAGCGCCGCGATCGTCGACGTTCCGAGCGGCTCCACCGTGCCGGCGTCGACGAGCTCGCGGACCACTCCGGGCTGGGCGACCATCGCGATGTCCGGCAGATCGGCGTCGTCGAGCACCCTCGACCGCAGATCGGCGACGAAGTCGCGGCTGCCCGTGTACCGGATCTCGACGTCGCGCAACGTCGGGACCGCACGCAACGACTCCACGAACAGGTCGGCATCGCGGCCCCTGTACGACCCGAAGATCTCCACCTGCTCACGCTGCGCGCCGTCGTCGCCCGAACACGACGCGGCGGCGAGTGCCCCGAGCACGCAGCCCACAGCGACGGCCCGCCTCATCGGACGCTCACGATGAACAGCTGGTCCTCCTGGTACTGCATGCGCAGCTCGACCGGTTGGCCGAAGCGGTCGCGGATCTCCTCCGCCAGCCGCCAGGCCCGTTGCGTCGGGTCCTGGCCGGCGACGAGCAGGTCGATGTTGCCGACGTCACCGGAGATGGACACGTCGAGATCGAGGATCCTCACCGTCGGGTCCCAACTGCTGACGGCGGCGGTCACCGCGCTGCGCAGGCTGTTCTCGCGCAGGATCGAGGCGGTGTGGACCGCCAGGGGGACGGTGACCGCGATCACCGCCAGAACGGTCAGCGCGATGCGCAGCGACAGCGCGCGCTTGCCCGCGTCGCGCCCGGGGCGAAAGCCGGTCAGCAGCAGGGCCACCGTCGCCGCGAACACGATCGCGGCGAGGTTCGTGAGAAACAGCAGCATCGCGTTGCGGGCCTCGGTCCGCAGGCCGGCTTCCGCGGTGATCCCGACCGTCGCGAGCGGCGGTACGAGGGCGACGGCGATGCCGACGCCGGGCAACGCGGACGTCGCCGATCGCCGCGGCAAGATGTAGCCGGCCGCTGCCCCGGCGGAGATGGCGATGCCCAGGTCGAGCAGGTTGGGATACGTCCGCGAGCGGATCTCCCTCGGCATCTGGGTGGGTCCGACCGTGCCGCCGGCGGCGATCTTCCCCACCGCCCAGCCGACGGCGACCGCGAGCACGACTCCGAGTGCGATCACGAGGATCGAGCGCACCAGACGATCGTTGCGCGCCGTCGCCGTGGCGGCAGCCGCCGCCGTGATCGGGGTCATCAGCGGCGCCACGAGCATCGCTCCGATCACTACCGCTGCCGAGTCGGCGATCAGGCCGAACGCGGCGATGGAGGCCGACAGCACGATCAGCGCGGCGAAGCGGAAGAGGTAGTCCCTGGCGGCCGCGCCCACGGGGAACAGCTCTTCGACGGCCTCGAACTGCTCCGCCGTCGGCTCGCGCGTGATCCAGGAGCGTGCCCAGCCGCCTGCGCCTCGCGCTCGCCCCCCGATGGCGCTGCCGAGCGCCGTCAAGGGCGGCCCGCCGACCTCTGCGTCGTCGGATTCCATGCGGCCGGCCGCCGTCAGCCGCTCTCGAAGGGTCGGTGGATCTCGGGCACCAGGGCCATCGAGCTCGCCGGCTGGACCACGTACGGGTCCGCCACCCTGGCCACCTCGGGGTCCTTGTACAGGTAGGGCAACGAGTGGAGCACGTGGCGCATCGACTCGAGGCGCGAGCGGCGCTTCTCGTTCGAGTTGACGAGCACCCACGGCGACACCGGGCGGTCGGTGTAGAAGAGCATCTCGTCACGGGCGCGGCTGTACTCGCCGTACCTGCCCATCGACGCCTCGTCGATCGGTGAGATCTTCCATTGGCGGAGCGGGTCCGTCAGGCGATCCTCGAAGCGCTTGCGCTGCTCCACCTCGGACACGGTGAACCACAGCTTGAACAGCCGAATGCCCGACTGCACGAGGCTCTCTTCGAACATCGGCGCCTGCCGGAAGAACTCGGCGTGCTCGTGCGGGGTGCAGAACCCCATCACGATCTCGACCCCGGCGCGGTTGTACCAGGACCGGTCGAAGAACACGATCTCCCCGCCCGACGGCAGGTTCGCGACGTAACGCTGGAAGTACCACTGCGTCGTCTCGATCTCGCTCGGCTTGGCGAGCGCCACCGTGCGGGCACCGCGGGGGTTCAGGTTCTCGGTGAAGCGCCGGATCGAACCGCCCTTGCCCGCCGCGTCTCGGCCCTCGAACAAGATGACCACCCGCTGGTTCGTCTCCTTCACCCAGCGCTGCATCTTCAGCATCTCGATCTGCAACAGCTCCAGCTCGGTTTCGTAACTGGCGCGCTTCATCCTTTGGGCGTACGCCGAGGCGGATTCCATGTCACGGATGGATTCGGGCAAGACGGCGTCCGAGTCGTCCTCCGCGCGGTCCTTGTCCTTGGACTTGCGCCCCGCCTTTTTCGGCTTCTCCGGGGTCGCGGATACGTCGCCGTCACGTCCCTCGCCGTCGACATCTGGAGTCCGGTGCTGCTTCACATGTCACGTTGTAGTCGGTAGCGACCGCGCACGCGATGTTTGTGGCGCGACGGCGCTGGATACGACGCAGCCGATGTCGAGCACGGTCGCCGATCAAGCAGCGGAGCTTCACCGCGAACACCCCTGGGTGGAGCGTCTCACACGCTGGGGCTGGCTCGCGAAGGGCGTCGTCTACACGCTGATGGGCTTCCTCGCCGTGACGATCGCCCGCCACGAGCCGACCGACGAGGACGCTTCACCCGAGGGCGCGCTGTCGATCGTGCTCGAACGCCCGTTTGGGCGGGTGCTGCTACTAGCCGTGGCCGCGGGGCTCGTGCTGTACTCCACGTGGAGGATCTTGTCCGTGCTCATCAAGCAAGGCAACAGCCTGCACGATTGGCTGGAACGGATCGGCTACGGATTCAGCGCCGCGTTCTACCTGCTGCTGGCGTGGGCCGCGGTCCGCGCGGCGGCCGCCGGCGACGACTTGGACCGCTCGACGATGGTCGAGGACCTCTCCCGACCCCTGCTCGAGTCCACCTTCGGGCGAATGCTCGTCGCCCTGGCCGGTCTGGTCGTGGTCGGCGTCGCCGCCTACTTCGCCTCCACCGGCCTGCGGCGCAGCTTCCTCGACGACCTCGACCTCCCGCGCGGCGAAGTGGAGCACCGCCTGATCGAGACCTCTGGTGTCATCGGCTGGCTCGGCCGGGCGACGGTCACCTTCCTCGTCGGCCTGTTCCTCGTCGTCGCCGCGGTCAAGGCCGACCCGAGCGACGCCCGGGGATTCGACCGCTCGTTGCGCGAGGTCGCCTCCAACGGGGTCGGGGGATGGGTGGTGCTCCTCGCCGGTATCGGTTTGCTCGTGTACGGGCTGCACTGCTTCGTGGTCGCCCGGCACATGAGGTTGCGGAGCTGACATGCCGACCGTTCTCGCCGTCTTGCTCGTCGGCCTCGCCGTCGCGCTGCTGCTCGTCGGGTGGTCAGCCGCACGCAGGTCGGGCCGCGCCCCTACCGACCCCGAGGCGGCCGAGCGATGGCTGGTGCGCCATGCTCCTCGGCGCCTGCGGTCGCTTCTCGAACACCTCGACCGGCGCGTCGCGGGCGGGGCGACCGTTGCCGTCGGGTTCGTGGTCGTGCTCGTTGCGGCGCTCGTCGTCGGCTGGATCTTCGAGACCATCGACAGCGCGCGTGGCTTCGCGCAGTTCGACGAGCGGGCCGCCGAGTGGGGTGCGACGAATGCGACCGACACCTCGATCCGCATCCTCGACGCCATCACCCAGGCGGGGGGCACGGCGTTCGTCACCGTCATGCTCTGCCTCGTGGCCGCCGCCGACTGGTGGCGCCGGCGGAATCTCGGGGTCGTCGGCTACCTGGCCACCGTCGGCGTCGGGGTGGTGCTGCTGAACAACGGTCTGAAGCTGCTCGTCGACAGGGAACGTCCCGACGTGGGCCAGTTCGTCGAGCACTGGGGCGCCTCGTTCCCGAGCGGCCACTCCGCCGCTGCGGCAGCCTGCTGGGCCGCCGTCGCGCTGGTCGTCACCCGTCATGGCAGCCGCAGTCAGCGCATCGCCGGCGCGGTCGTCGCCGGTGTCGTCGCCGTCGCCGTGGCGGCGAGTCGGGTGCTGCTCGGCGTCCACTGGCTGACCGACGTGATCGCCGGCCTCGTCGTCGGCTGGACCTGGTTCTTCGTGTCCTCGCTCGCCTTCGGTGGCCGCCTGGTACGCCTCGGGGAGCCCGCCGAGCGCGTCACCGAGCACCGGTTGGAGCCGAGCCACGCCGCGGTGGAGGAGTCATGAGCACAGGAACCGGCCTCGTCGTCGCGATCGTCAACCCGGCGAGCGGAAGCGCGATCGAACCTCTCGACCTGCGCGAGGCGCTGGACCATGTCGGCGGCGCCAAGTGGAGCGAGACCTCCGCGGACGACCCCGGTGCAGGCGCCTGCCGTGACGCCGTCGAGGCGGGGGCGACGACGGTCATCGCCTGCGGCGGCGACGGGACCGTGCGCGCATGCCTCGAAGCGCTGTCGGGCACCGACACGGCACTTGGCATCGTGCCGCTCGGCACCGGGAACCTGCTCGCCACGAACCTCGGGCTGGCCAACGAACTCGACGCGGTGCCGGACGCCGTGCGCGGCCCGCTCAGGCGGATCGACCTCGGCGAAGTGAACGGCGAGCTGTTCGCGGTGATGGCCGGGTCGGGCTTCGACGCGTTGATGATCCGCGACGCGAACCCATCGGTGAAGCGGCGCTTCGGCAGCATCGCCTACGTGGTCGCCGCCATCCGCCACCTGCCTGCGCGACTCGTGACGACCAGCGTGGTCGTCGACGGAGTGCAGGTGTGGACCGGACGTACGGCGATGGTGCTGGTCGGCAACTGCGGAATGGTGACCGGCGGACTTCAGGTGTTCCCGGACGCGCAACCCGACGACGGCCGACTCGACGTCGCCGTGCTCGCTGCCCGCACCGCGCGTGAGTGGGCGTCGGTGCTGTGGCGGCTGGTCCGCGGCGTCGCCCAGCGACCCGAGCTCGTCCATCGCGCAACCGGTCGGGCAGTAGAGGTGCGAACGGCCAAGCCGCGCCCCTACCAGCTCGACGGCGAGGACCGCCCGCCGGCCGACGAGCTGAGCTTCGGCATTCGCCCGGGTGCGCTGTCGGTGCACACCGCTGTCGACGACGCGCCGGTGCGAGATGTCTGAGCGCGTCACCGACCTGTTGAGGGTGGAGCTGCAGCGCGACGGGGTCACCCTGGACGGGCACCCGACGGGCGCCACGCCCGGGATCGGCTCACGGCGCGCGGCCGAGCGCGAACTGGTCGAGCTGCGCGCCGAGCTGGCCGAGCTGCACGAGCGGTTGATCGCCAACGCCGATCAGTCCCTGCTGCTGGTGTTGCAGGGGCTGGATGCAAGCGGCAAGAGCGGGACGATCAAGCACGTGGTCTCGGCGCTGAACCCCGTCGGCGTGCGTGTGGCGAACTTCGTCGAGCCGACAGCGAAGGAGCAGCGTGAGCCGTTCCTGGAACGCATCCGCCGTGAGCTGCCCGAGCGCGGCCACGTCACCGTCTTCGACCGCTCCCACTACGAGGACGCGATCGTTCCCGCCGCGGCCGAGGGGTGCGCCTCGCCGACCGTCGACGAGCGGGTGCGCGAGATCCTGCGCTTCGAGCGCCAGCTCCGCAAGCGCGATGTGGTCGTGCTGAAGGTGTTCTTG encodes:
- a CDS encoding extracellular solute-binding protein produces the protein MRRAVAVGCVLGALAAASCSGDDGAQREQVEIFGSYRGRDADLFVESLRAVPTLRDVEIRYTGSRDFVADLRSRVLDDADLPDIAMVAQPGVVRELVDAGTVEPLGTSTIAALDEHYTEEARALGQVEGEQLGVPYRLTAKSLVWYRPSVFAAHGWTVPTTWAELVTLVEDIDATEDIAPWCFAIQAGTATGWAATDWVEDIVLVREGPEVYDRWVDGEVPFADADIEDAFDTFQALVLSSGRSAGGRETILQTPVDKVAKWLVEDPPTCALYKQADFALGWFPDGTSIGPEADVAWFVLPGVEPDHTSVVVGGDVAVAFDGRAAVEAVMTVLASPEGSAAWRRSSPFVSPLESVLAEQTPGPIAEIAAAVAAADVVRFDASDSMPAAVGTTPYWEAITRWIAGSIDFQRLAEDLDTRRSSIPTLDSRSDP
- a CDS encoding wax ester/triacylglycerol synthase family O-acyltransferase encodes the protein MERMSPLDATFLHLEDGVVHMHIASCAIMEGPPPPYEDLVELFEGKLHLVPRYRQVVRTVPGSLGRPVWVDDPHFRIDYHVRHSALPPPGDAEALRNLMGRLMSQQLDRNRPLWEAWMVEGLADGTWALISKVHHCMVDGVSGTDLMALILDADRDAALLEPQSWSPDPMPTGGDLVRDAMRETMVSPAEVGRWVRSATRHPRRIAGELSELLQGARAMGSRLRPNTPLSIDGPIGPHRRWAWANTTLDEVRAVKSVFGGTVNDVVLAAITHGFRQLLLERGDPVDDQVVRTLVPVSVRARGDRSLNNQVSGLIAELPVGIVDPVEALASIRSQMQGLKESHQAVAASALTDLAEFAPPVLLNLGLRTAAVVLHRAPQRSVNTVTTNVPGPQYPIYACGREMLEYYPFVPIAASIRVGVAILSYNRKLAFGITGDWDTMPDVDVLADGITAGMAELLAAAAAAAAAGSAAPTAPPRAKPAKPAVKKAAAKKAPAKKAPARATKSTRATKATRPPRAPAAARR
- a CDS encoding PAS domain S-box protein, giving the protein MASPSSTPSIDDRVLREVVQGTPDGLLISDDAGHILYVNSALCEITGYSDRELVGQFVEVLVPDGHQIDHVSHREQFARSPRTRPMGRGIRLSARRKDGTSVAVEISLSPVASPEGTLTLASVRDITERLEAADRLRSAGEMLAMAGERERIARDLHDTVLQRLFGLGLELQALGMRASPEVGHRLEGAVDEIDRIIREIRTTVFTLGSAQREGSLGHEIGAVIAQAARVLGFTPRLVINGPVESMASPEIRIELVASLREALGNVARHAHASETLVELLATDELLELSVRDNGVGLPESFQMSAGNGLRNLAARAELLDGTCRIGRATGGGTEMHWHVPLSR
- a CDS encoding phosphatase PAP2 family protein encodes the protein MPTVLAVLLVGLAVALLLVGWSAARRSGRAPTDPEAAERWLVRHAPRRLRSLLEHLDRRVAGGATVAVGFVVVLVAALVVGWIFETIDSARGFAQFDERAAEWGATNATDTSIRILDAITQAGGTAFVTVMLCLVAAADWWRRRNLGVVGYLATVGVGVVLLNNGLKLLVDRERPDVGQFVEHWGASFPSGHSAAAAACWAAVALVVTRHGSRSQRIAGAVVAGVVAVAVAASRVLLGVHWLTDVIAGLVVGWTWFFVSSLAFGGRLVRLGEPAERVTEHRLEPSHAAVEES
- a CDS encoding response regulator transcription factor gives rise to the protein MSDAPTDANEARADGPITVFLVDDHEVVRQGVRALLESTGQIQVVGEAGSAEEAVGRIRAVRPHVAVLDVRLPDGNGVEVCREVRSSMPEVACLMLTSYSDDEALFEAIMAGAAGYVLKQIRGNELVRAVQRVASGESLLDPAVTGRVLKRLREPSAEDERLARLTEQERRILDLIAEGCTNRQIGQQLHLAEKTVKNYVSNMLTKLGMERRTEAAVFATKLEAAKAAKRAE
- the ppk2 gene encoding polyphosphate kinase 2 is translated as MESASAYAQRMKRASYETELELLQIEMLKMQRWVKETNQRVVILFEGRDAAGKGGSIRRFTENLNPRGARTVALAKPSEIETTQWYFQRYVANLPSGGEIVFFDRSWYNRAGVEIVMGFCTPHEHAEFFRQAPMFEESLVQSGIRLFKLWFTVSEVEQRKRFEDRLTDPLRQWKISPIDEASMGRYGEYSRARDEMLFYTDRPVSPWVLVNSNEKRRSRLESMRHVLHSLPYLYKDPEVARVADPYVVQPASSMALVPEIHRPFESG
- a CDS encoding DUF1206 domain-containing protein, with protein sequence MSSTVADQAAELHREHPWVERLTRWGWLAKGVVYTLMGFLAVTIARHEPTDEDASPEGALSIVLERPFGRVLLLAVAAGLVLYSTWRILSVLIKQGNSLHDWLERIGYGFSAAFYLLLAWAAVRAAAAGDDLDRSTMVEDLSRPLLESTFGRMLVALAGLVVVGVAAYFASTGLRRSFLDDLDLPRGEVEHRLIETSGVIGWLGRATVTFLVGLFLVVAAVKADPSDARGFDRSLREVASNGVGGWVVLLAGIGLLVYGLHCFVVARHMRLRS
- a CDS encoding DUF389 domain-containing protein, with protein sequence MESDDAEVGGPPLTALGSAIGGRARGAGGWARSWITREPTAEQFEAVEELFPVGAAARDYLFRFAALIVLSASIAAFGLIADSAAVVIGAMLVAPLMTPITAAAAATATARNDRLVRSILVIALGVVLAVAVGWAVGKIAAGGTVGPTQMPREIRSRTYPNLLDLGIAISAGAAAGYILPRRSATSALPGVGIAVALVPPLATVGITAEAGLRTEARNAMLLFLTNLAAIVFAATVALLLTGFRPGRDAGKRALSLRIALTVLAVIAVTVPLAVHTASILRENSLRSAVTAAVSSWDPTVRILDLDVSISGDVGNIDLLVAGQDPTQRAWRLAEEIRDRFGQPVELRMQYQEDQLFIVSVR
- a CDS encoding multicopper oxidase domain-containing protein, which codes for MNREDRSVLGWGAFGVAIAALLVAIFGLIQSDDSEAAAPEGGGGVPTVIDVELSEFAISPSTLVAPPGPIQLRISNVGTAVHNVSFPDLGKITADMQPGDVETLDLGTVAVGEWSMLCEIAGHAGAGMTGTLSVSEGASAGEDDEEGALHDGYDNWQEMDYAMEARGKAFPAETIGGPGNQPMEPEIEADGTKVFRLVAEEVEWEVEPGKIVTAKAYNGMIPGPEIRVDVGDKVKIELVNNLNESTNIHFHGIRVPNNMDGVDPYTEDPTRPGETHVYEFELLEPAVGIYHPHHDAQIQIPDGLFGAFMVGEMPIQDVLKADGYDNVTKEIQMVLNDSGAIGLSLNGKSFPATQPYTMRLGEVMMVHYQNEGLQGHPMHLHQPMGWIIAKDGEPLIDPMPADTIWVGPGERYTVLYKAVDQGVWAWHCHILSHAEGPDGIFGMATALVVTP